The Saccharomonospora glauca K62 genome has a segment encoding these proteins:
- a CDS encoding ABC transporter permease, with product MNKVVTVAEMALREVLRRRSVLVILLLLPLAFYLSRRGDHLGQSIRFVCLGLGWALSTAALFAGNSGRSLEPRLRLSGYRSHHLYLGRLGALWLVGVVLSTPYFVLILVDQSGVRHGSVALIMAITVLISAPFGLALSAVFPRELEGTLILLAVTGLQMMADPTTLLAKMLPFWFSREIATYAVDGVDEAYLLRGLAHGALCTVVLLAVVAGAFALRLRQRSHLRFVPSR from the coding sequence GTGAACAAGGTCGTCACGGTCGCCGAGATGGCATTGCGAGAGGTGCTGCGGCGCCGTTCGGTGTTGGTGATCCTGTTGCTGTTGCCGTTGGCGTTCTATCTCAGCAGGCGTGGGGATCACCTCGGGCAGTCGATCCGTTTCGTCTGCCTCGGCCTCGGCTGGGCGCTGAGCACGGCCGCGCTGTTCGCGGGGAACTCCGGCAGGTCGCTGGAGCCGCGACTGCGCCTGTCCGGCTACCGCAGCCATCACCTCTACCTCGGCAGGCTCGGGGCGCTGTGGCTCGTGGGCGTCGTGCTCTCGACCCCGTACTTCGTGTTGATCCTGGTGGACCAGTCCGGCGTCCGGCACGGCTCCGTGGCGCTCATCATGGCCATCACTGTGCTGATCTCGGCTCCCTTCGGACTCGCCCTCAGCGCCGTGTTCCCCAGGGAACTGGAGGGGACGCTCATCCTGCTCGCCGTGACCGGGCTGCAGATGATGGCCGATCCCACGACCCTGCTCGCCAAGATGCTGCCGTTCTGGTTCAGCCGGGAGATCGCCACGTACGCGGTCGACGGCGTGGACGAGGCGTACCTGCTGCGGGGGTTGGCGCACGGAGCGCTTTGCACGGTGGTGCTGTTGGCCGTCGTCGCGGGCGCGTTCGCGCTGCGGTTGAGGCAGCGGTCCCACCTGCGGTTCGTGCCGTCCCGGTGA
- a CDS encoding sulfurtransferase — MSREDVLVTTQWAEENLGTQGVVFVEVDEDTTAYDGGHIPGAVKIDWKNELQDPVRRDFVDREGFEKLLSEKGIANDDLVILYGGNNNWFAAYAYWYFKLYGHEKVKLLDGGRKKWELDGRPLSTDPVTRERTDYKAKEQDRSLRAFRDEVVDAINKKNLVDVRSPDEFSGKLLAPAHLPQEAAQRAGHIPSAINVPWSKAANEDGTFKSVEELEQLYKEAGLDTSKPTIAYCRIGERSSHTWFALHELLGLEDVKNYDGSWTEYGSLVGVPVETGERR, encoded by the coding sequence ATGAGCCGTGAAGACGTGCTGGTCACCACCCAGTGGGCCGAGGAGAACCTCGGCACGCAGGGAGTCGTGTTCGTCGAGGTCGACGAGGACACCACCGCCTACGACGGCGGCCACATTCCGGGCGCCGTCAAGATCGACTGGAAGAACGAGCTCCAGGACCCCGTACGGCGAGACTTCGTCGACCGCGAGGGCTTCGAGAAGCTGCTGTCGGAGAAGGGCATCGCCAACGACGACCTGGTGATCCTCTACGGCGGCAACAACAACTGGTTCGCGGCGTACGCCTACTGGTACTTCAAGCTGTACGGCCACGAGAAGGTGAAGCTGCTCGACGGCGGCCGCAAGAAGTGGGAGCTCGACGGTCGTCCCCTGTCCACCGACCCGGTGACCCGCGAGCGCACGGACTACAAGGCCAAGGAGCAGGACCGCTCGCTGCGCGCGTTCCGTGACGAGGTCGTGGACGCCATCAACAAGAAGAACCTCGTGGACGTCCGCTCGCCCGACGAGTTCTCGGGCAAGCTGCTCGCCCCGGCCCACCTGCCGCAGGAGGCGGCCCAGCGCGCGGGCCACATCCCCAGCGCGATCAACGTGCCGTGGTCGAAGGCGGCCAACGAGGACGGCACCTTCAAGTCCGTCGAGGAGCTCGAACAGCTCTACAAGGAGGCGGGCCTGGACACCTCCAAGCCCACCATCGCGTACTGCCGCATCGGTGAGCGTTCCAGCCACACGTGGTTCGCGCTGCACGAGCTGCTCGGCCTTGAGGACGTGAAGAACTACGACGGTTCGTGGACGGAGTACGGCTCGCTGGTCGGCGTGCCGGTGGAGACGGGAGAGCGGCGATGA
- the pstB gene encoding phosphate ABC transporter ATP-binding protein PstB, which yields MAKRIEVKDLDIYYDKFLAVQGVSMTIQPRSVTALIGPSGCGKSTFLRTLNRMHELVPNARVEGQVFMDDQDLYGPNVDPVRVRTQIGMVFQRPNPFPTMSIYDNVAAGLKLNNRKMKRSDMDDIVEQSLRSANLWNEVKDRLNKPGSGLSGGQQQRLCIARAIAVQPDVLLMDEPCSALDPISTQAIEDLMLELKENYTIVIVTHNMQQAARVSDATGFFNLKGVGQPGELVEIDETAKIFSTPKHKATEDYISGRFG from the coding sequence GTGGCAAAGCGCATCGAGGTCAAGGATCTCGACATCTACTACGACAAGTTCCTCGCCGTGCAGGGCGTGTCGATGACGATCCAGCCACGGTCGGTCACCGCGTTGATCGGTCCTTCCGGCTGCGGCAAGTCCACGTTCCTCCGCACGCTCAACCGCATGCACGAGCTGGTGCCGAACGCACGGGTGGAGGGCCAGGTCTTCATGGACGACCAGGACCTCTACGGGCCGAACGTGGACCCCGTGCGGGTGCGCACGCAGATCGGCATGGTCTTCCAGCGGCCCAACCCGTTCCCCACGATGTCGATCTACGACAACGTGGCCGCGGGGCTCAAGCTGAACAACCGGAAGATGAAGCGCTCCGACATGGACGACATCGTTGAACAGTCGCTGCGCTCGGCCAACCTGTGGAACGAGGTCAAGGACCGGCTGAACAAGCCCGGCTCGGGGCTTTCCGGTGGGCAGCAGCAGCGCCTCTGCATCGCCAGGGCCATCGCGGTGCAGCCGGACGTCCTGCTGATGGACGAACCGTGTTCGGCGCTCGACCCGATCTCCACGCAGGCCATCGAGGACCTGATGTTGGAGCTGAAGGAGAACTACACGATCGTGATCGTCACGCACAACATGCAGCAGGCTGCCCGCGTGAGCGACGCGACCGGGTTCTTCAACCTCAAGGGCGTCGGCCAGCCCGGCGAGCTCGTGGAGATCGACGAGACCGCCAAGATCTTCTCGACCCCGAAGCACAAGGCCACCGAGGACTACATCTCCGGCCGCTTCGGCTGA
- a CDS encoding RsiG family protein: MIEVRPGGRRRIDRVLAADYARDLDRLPMSTLRERRDEAAQEETDLSYLRRLLHARIDIVKAEQQRRASGGQTRVVDQLTAILADNALGPATGSGRYQKLEPSRAGEYRRSAEALVGDADLSDVTSLSDAKLAETLESYREQERSVSQRRREVQAVVDSFNAEIARRYAQGVASVDELLESERRRSHSGNDED; encoded by the coding sequence GTGATCGAAGTCCGGCCCGGCGGACGCCGTCGAATCGACCGAGTGCTGGCCGCCGACTACGCCCGCGACCTCGACCGCCTCCCGATGTCGACATTGCGCGAACGACGTGACGAGGCGGCACAGGAGGAGACCGACCTCTCCTACCTACGACGGCTGCTCCACGCCCGGATCGACATCGTGAAGGCGGAGCAGCAGCGCCGCGCGTCCGGCGGACAAACACGGGTGGTGGACCAGCTCACCGCGATCCTCGCCGACAACGCGTTGGGACCGGCCACGGGCTCGGGTCGCTACCAGAAACTGGAACCGTCGAGGGCGGGCGAGTACCGGCGCAGCGCGGAAGCGCTCGTGGGTGACGCCGATCTCTCCGACGTCACCTCGCTGTCCGACGCCAAGCTCGCGGAGACCCTGGAGAGCTATCGGGAACAGGAGAGATCCGTCTCGCAACGCCGACGTGAGGTCCAAGCCGTCGTAGATTCGTTCAACGCGGAGATCGCACGCCGTTACGCCCAAGGGGTGGCGTCGGTCGACGAACTACTGGAGAGCGAACGCCGCCGGAGTCATTCGGGCAACGACGAGGACTGA
- a CDS encoding PadR family transcriptional regulator, with product MQHDRRAQWLRAVLELCVLALVRRRESYGYELAAALEEAGLGAIKGGTLYPLLLRLERRGLITATWREGTVGPARKYYRITPAGEVALRDAAAEWHAFRHGVDSILGKGR from the coding sequence GTGCAGCACGATCGACGGGCTCAGTGGTTACGCGCCGTGTTGGAGCTGTGTGTGCTGGCGCTGGTGCGGCGCCGGGAGTCGTACGGGTACGAGCTCGCCGCCGCGCTGGAGGAGGCCGGACTGGGCGCCATCAAGGGGGGCACGCTGTACCCGCTGCTGTTGCGCCTCGAACGCCGAGGGTTGATCACCGCGACGTGGCGTGAGGGAACCGTCGGTCCGGCCCGCAAGTACTACCGGATCACCCCGGCAGGCGAAGTGGCCTTGCGGGACGCCGCTGCGGAGTGGCACGCCTTCCGCCACGGCGTGGACTCGATCCTGGGGAAAGGACGCTGA
- a CDS encoding DUF1416 domain-containing protein, whose product MTDGCGAPVQTALSDDEDTRGQVVVAGKVTGAGGPVGGAYVRLLDSAGEFTGEVQASPEGDFRFYAAPGTWTVRALHASGNGEASVRADGPGVHRVAVTVA is encoded by the coding sequence ATGACGGACGGCTGCGGAGCGCCGGTACAGACGGCCCTGTCCGACGACGAGGACACTCGCGGACAGGTCGTGGTAGCGGGCAAGGTCACCGGCGCGGGCGGCCCGGTCGGCGGCGCGTACGTGCGCCTGCTCGACTCGGCGGGTGAGTTCACGGGCGAGGTCCAGGCGTCACCGGAGGGGGACTTCCGGTTCTACGCCGCGCCGGGTACGTGGACGGTACGCGCGCTGCATGCCTCGGGCAACGGCGAGGCCAGTGTCCGGGCCGACGGGCCCGGCGTGCACCGGGTGGCCGTCACCGTCGCCTGA
- a CDS encoding ATP-binding cassette domain-containing protein — protein sequence MTTRRTQYDGWLAAFANELRRRGVAPPVLRQVVAETATHLQDSGEPPVQSFGSPQTYADVVVDSIGRTRRPPGRVLLDVRGITKKYRRRTVLSGVDLTVRAGQIVAVVGANGCGKSTFLGICAGLVSADDGEVRAYGTLGYCPQNGGTADFLSADEHFVLIGAGRGLTRRRATDTGRRRAAELGWQPERGHQARHLSGGTRQKLNLVLAGLGDPDIVLLDEPYQGFDRGSYLDFWQHVWEWRDAGKAVVVVTHLLSQLDRVDTVLDLTPARRAVA from the coding sequence ATGACGACGCGCAGGACGCAGTACGACGGCTGGCTCGCCGCTTTCGCGAACGAGCTGCGAAGGCGAGGAGTGGCGCCGCCCGTCCTACGGCAGGTGGTCGCCGAGACCGCCACCCACCTGCAGGACAGCGGGGAACCGCCGGTGCAGTCGTTCGGCAGCCCGCAGACGTACGCCGACGTGGTGGTCGACAGCATCGGCCGGACGCGGCGTCCGCCCGGCCGGGTGCTGCTGGACGTCCGGGGCATCACGAAGAAGTACCGTCGCCGGACGGTGCTGTCCGGTGTCGACCTCACGGTGCGGGCGGGCCAGATCGTGGCCGTCGTCGGCGCCAACGGCTGCGGCAAGAGCACGTTCCTCGGTATCTGCGCCGGGCTGGTGAGCGCCGACGACGGTGAGGTCCGGGCCTACGGGACGCTCGGCTACTGCCCGCAGAACGGCGGCACGGCCGACTTCCTGTCGGCCGACGAGCACTTCGTCCTCATCGGAGCCGGACGCGGGTTGACCCGGCGCCGCGCCACGGACACCGGGCGTCGCAGGGCAGCGGAGCTGGGTTGGCAACCCGAGCGAGGGCATCAGGCACGTCACCTCTCCGGCGGTACTCGGCAGAAACTCAATCTCGTGCTCGCCGGTCTCGGCGACCCCGACATCGTGTTGCTCGACGAGCCGTACCAGGGCTTCGACCGAGGGTCCTATCTGGACTTCTGGCAGCACGTGTGGGAATGGCGGGACGCCGGCAAGGCCGTCGTGGTGGTGACCCACCTGCTGAGCCAGCTCGACCGCGTGGACACCGTGCTCGATCTGACCCCGGCTAGGAGGGCTGTCGCGTGA
- a CDS encoding aminodeoxychorismate lyase, with protein MRVLAFLDGSLGDPAQPYVRVDNTGVLRGDGIFETVLVVDGKPRELGPHLDRLARSAAMLDLPEPDLAAWEGAVQQVIDNWRGSSEIAVKLVYTRGSEGDPDAEPFCYALGMEIDEKIKKARDEGIAVALLNRGYGPDIAERAPWLLLGAKTLSYAVNLAALREAERRGADDVIFTTTDGSVLEGPTSTVIVVRDHTLYTPPPTVGILPGTTQRAVFRAAEAVGWGVKVENIPAAELSSADGVFLASSVRKVTRVHTLDGIRLPDSTALHRELCEAYEALYA; from the coding sequence ATGCGCGTACTGGCCTTTCTCGACGGTTCCCTCGGAGACCCCGCTCAACCGTACGTCCGGGTGGACAACACCGGAGTGCTTCGCGGTGACGGCATCTTCGAAACGGTTCTTGTCGTGGACGGCAAACCCAGGGAGCTGGGACCGCACCTCGACCGGCTCGCCCGGTCGGCCGCCATGCTCGATCTCCCCGAGCCCGACCTGGCGGCGTGGGAAGGCGCCGTGCAGCAGGTGATCGACAACTGGCGGGGGTCCTCGGAGATCGCCGTCAAACTCGTCTACACGCGCGGCTCGGAGGGCGACCCGGACGCCGAGCCGTTCTGCTACGCGCTGGGCATGGAGATCGACGAGAAGATCAAGAAGGCCAGGGACGAGGGCATCGCGGTGGCGCTGCTGAACCGGGGGTACGGCCCGGACATCGCCGAGCGCGCACCGTGGTTGCTCCTCGGTGCCAAGACGCTGTCGTACGCGGTGAACCTCGCCGCGTTGCGCGAGGCGGAACGCCGCGGGGCCGACGACGTCATCTTCACGACGACCGACGGTTCGGTGCTGGAAGGGCCGACGTCGACCGTGATCGTGGTGAGGGACCACACGCTCTACACGCCGCCGCCCACGGTCGGCATCCTGCCGGGAACCACCCAGCGGGCCGTCTTCCGAGCCGCCGAGGCCGTGGGCTGGGGGGTGAAGGTGGAGAACATCCCGGCCGCGGAGCTGTCGTCCGCCGACGGGGTGTTCCTCGCGTCGTCGGTGCGGAAGGTGACGAGGGTGCACACGCTCGACGGCATCCGGCTGCCCGATTCCACGGCGCTGCACCGGGAGCTGTGCGAGGCCTACGAAGCGCTGTACGCGTGA
- the ygfZ gene encoding CAF17-like 4Fe-4S cluster assembly/insertion protein YgfZ, with amino-acid sequence MAYESPLLRRSGAVAPPEDHPEAGVPWHWGDPFAEQRTASRGVAVVDRSHRRIITVTGEERLSWLHLVISQHVTALPDGEGTEALVLDSQGRIDAHMVLAHVDGTVFLDTDPGATATTALPRSDEKQPLLAYFEAMKFWSKVEIADASDDWALLTLLGPETFDLLARFGIELDKRPYAAGRFSEVVARRMPWPGPSSVDLLVPTSELEAWWVRLTDAGARPAGSWTFDALRVESLRPKLGVDTDERTIPHEVNWIGSAAHVAKGCYRGQETVAKVHNVGRPPRNMVLLHLDGSQEIYPETGDPVLLGDRTVGRVGSVAQHHELGPIALALLKRSTPMDVQLTAGEQDRAVQASVDPDSVPREHIAPGREAAQRLRG; translated from the coding sequence ATGGCGTATGAGTCTCCGCTGCTGAGGCGTTCCGGCGCCGTCGCACCCCCCGAAGACCACCCCGAAGCCGGTGTTCCGTGGCACTGGGGCGACCCCTTCGCCGAGCAGCGCACCGCCAGCCGCGGCGTGGCCGTCGTCGATCGCTCGCACCGCCGGATCATCACCGTGACCGGCGAGGAACGGCTCTCCTGGCTGCACCTGGTGATCTCCCAGCACGTCACCGCGTTGCCCGACGGCGAGGGCACCGAGGCGCTCGTGCTCGACAGCCAGGGCCGCATCGACGCGCACATGGTGCTCGCCCACGTCGACGGCACCGTCTTCCTCGACACCGACCCCGGCGCCACGGCCACCACGGCACTGCCGAGAAGCGACGAGAAACAGCCGCTCCTCGCCTACTTCGAGGCCATGAAGTTCTGGTCGAAGGTCGAAATCGCCGACGCGAGCGACGACTGGGCGCTGCTGACCCTGCTGGGGCCCGAGACCTTCGACCTGCTCGCGCGTTTCGGCATCGAGCTCGACAAGCGCCCCTACGCGGCCGGCCGGTTCTCCGAGGTCGTGGCGCGGCGGATGCCGTGGCCCGGCCCGTCGAGCGTGGATCTGCTCGTGCCCACCTCGGAGCTCGAAGCCTGGTGGGTGCGGCTGACCGACGCCGGAGCCCGCCCGGCAGGGTCGTGGACGTTCGACGCGCTGCGCGTGGAATCCCTCCGCCCCAAGCTGGGCGTCGACACCGACGAGCGCACGATCCCGCACGAGGTGAACTGGATCGGCTCGGCCGCCCACGTGGCGAAGGGCTGCTACCGAGGACAGGAGACGGTCGCCAAGGTGCACAACGTGGGCCGACCGCCGCGCAACATGGTGCTGCTGCACCTCGACGGCTCACAGGAGATCTACCCCGAAACGGGCGATCCCGTGCTGTTGGGCGACCGCACCGTCGGTCGGGTCGGTAGTGTGGCCCAGCACCACGAACTGGGCCCCATCGCGTTGGCCCTGCTCAAGCGCTCCACGCCCATGGACGTCCAACTGACGGCGGGCGAGCAGGATCGTGCGGTGCAGGCCTCGGTGGACCCCGACTCCGTGCCTCGGGAGCACATCGCCCCCGGACGGGAGGCCGCACAGCGCCTACGCGGCTGA
- a CDS encoding winged helix-turn-helix transcriptional regulator: MSLDLLMLTPEQRATSVLPSLELLPHTVRVRAPEVTALLDAGHLDVVVVDARSDLASAKSLCRLLKGAGEADNSTPVIAVVGEGGLVAVSSEWRTDDIVLPTAGPAELDARLRLVTTRESASATAGTELRVGDLVIDEATYTARLRRRALELTYKEFELLKYLAQHAGRVFTRAQLLQEVWGYDFFGGTRTVDVHVRRLRAKLGPEHEQLIGTVRNVGYKFERPKTTKASELTEGVARDRELASR; the protein is encoded by the coding sequence ATGAGCCTGGACCTGTTGATGTTGACCCCGGAACAGCGAGCCACCTCCGTTCTTCCCTCACTTGAGCTGCTGCCGCATACGGTACGGGTACGCGCACCCGAGGTCACCGCCCTCCTGGACGCGGGACACCTCGACGTCGTCGTCGTCGACGCTCGTAGCGACCTGGCGTCGGCCAAGAGCCTGTGCCGCCTGTTGAAGGGTGCCGGCGAGGCGGACAACTCCACGCCGGTGATCGCCGTGGTGGGCGAGGGCGGACTCGTGGCCGTGAGCTCGGAATGGCGCACCGATGACATTGTGCTCCCCACCGCCGGGCCCGCGGAGCTGGACGCCCGCCTGAGGCTGGTCACCACCCGCGAGAGCGCGTCGGCTACGGCCGGTACCGAATTGCGGGTGGGCGATCTGGTGATCGACGAGGCCACCTACACGGCGCGGCTGCGCAGGCGGGCGCTCGAACTGACCTACAAGGAGTTCGAGCTGCTGAAGTACCTCGCGCAGCACGCGGGGCGCGTGTTCACCAGGGCACAGCTGCTCCAGGAAGTATGGGGGTACGACTTCTTCGGCGGGACGCGCACGGTCGACGTCCACGTCCGCCGCTTGCGTGCCAAGCTCGGCCCCGAGCACGAGCAGCTGATCGGCACGGTGCGCAACGTCGGGTACAAGTTCGAACGCCCGAAAACCACGAAGGCGTCCGAGCTCACCGAAGGGGTGGCTCGGGATCGGGAGCTGGCCTCCCGCTGA
- a CDS encoding DUF4395 domain-containing protein, whose translation MSAEASVDPRGPRFAAAITTVVLAIVLVSGWWPLLAFQTVVFALGAFGGLRMAPYSVLYRVLIAPRLRPTTEREDAAPLRFAQGVGFGFALVGVVGYVTGIPAVALTATAFALLAAFLNAAFDFCLGCEVYPLLRRVTPRDKRA comes from the coding sequence ATGTCCGCAGAGGCATCCGTGGACCCTCGTGGCCCCCGGTTCGCGGCTGCGATCACCACAGTCGTCCTCGCGATCGTGCTGGTCAGCGGATGGTGGCCGCTGCTGGCCTTCCAGACCGTGGTGTTCGCCCTCGGTGCTTTCGGTGGACTTCGCATGGCCCCGTATTCGGTGCTCTACCGCGTGCTGATCGCCCCCAGACTGCGACCGACGACCGAACGTGAGGACGCCGCGCCGCTGCGTTTTGCCCAGGGGGTCGGATTCGGGTTCGCCCTCGTCGGGGTCGTCGGCTACGTGACCGGGATTCCCGCGGTAGCGCTGACCGCCACGGCGTTCGCTCTGCTCGCCGCGTTCCTCAACGCGGCGTTCGACTTCTGTCTCGGCTGCGAGGTGTATCCGCTGCTGCGGCGGGTCACACCACGAGACAAGCGCGCATAA
- a CDS encoding TlpA family protein disulfide reductase, with protein MTGILVLVGTLLVGALAGTGLSLRNGRIRRPAMASDSTPPPTPVADALVPGAVTLVQLSTTFCAPCRHTRAVLSRIAESTAGVAHVEFDIADRPQLAEDLRVMRTPTTIAFDDKGTELLRIGGVPKLDALRAALAPHVRLTD; from the coding sequence ATGACCGGAATCCTCGTGCTCGTGGGCACGCTCCTCGTCGGCGCGCTCGCGGGCACGGGGCTGTCCCTACGCAACGGGAGGATCCGCCGCCCCGCCATGGCTTCCGACTCGACGCCCCCACCCACCCCCGTCGCCGACGCGCTCGTTCCCGGCGCGGTGACGCTCGTCCAACTGTCGACCACGTTCTGCGCGCCTTGCCGTCACACGCGGGCGGTGCTGTCGCGGATCGCCGAGAGCACGGCCGGGGTCGCGCACGTGGAGTTCGACATCGCCGACCGGCCTCAGCTCGCCGAGGACCTGCGGGTCATGCGCACCCCCACCACGATCGCCTTCGACGACAAGGGCACCGAACTGCTGCGAATCGGCGGGGTACCGAAGCTCGACGCGCTCCGCGCCGCCTTGGCCCCCCACGTTCGTCTCACAGACTGA
- a CDS encoding FABP family protein: MTSGDDAIRAAAERAEKTAHRNLPQFDDLPIAGDTANLREGAGLDDACLALLPLVGVWRGEGEVSYPTLDRTYRFAQQLTIAHDGRPFLYHESRTWLLDDDGGILRLAARETGWWRPQPDDTIELLLSHSTGIVELYYGRPRNQKAWELGTDAVVRSASAKEVTAAKRLYGLVNNGDLGWVEERAMMGQPMAPHASAVLQRVVG; encoded by the coding sequence ATGACAAGCGGCGACGACGCTATCCGAGCTGCCGCGGAGCGAGCCGAGAAGACCGCCCACCGCAACCTGCCGCAGTTCGACGACCTGCCCATTGCCGGTGACACCGCGAACCTGCGCGAGGGAGCCGGGCTCGACGACGCCTGTCTCGCGCTGCTCCCGCTCGTCGGGGTCTGGCGCGGTGAGGGCGAGGTCAGCTACCCCACGCTGGACCGCACGTACCGATTCGCCCAGCAACTCACCATCGCCCACGACGGCAGGCCCTTCCTCTACCACGAGTCGCGCACCTGGCTGCTCGACGACGACGGCGGCATACTGCGGCTGGCCGCGCGGGAGACGGGCTGGTGGCGCCCGCAACCCGACGACACCATCGAGCTGTTGCTCTCCCACTCCACGGGCATCGTCGAGCTCTACTACGGCAGGCCCAGGAATCAGAAGGCGTGGGAACTCGGCACCGACGCCGTGGTGCGCTCGGCCAGCGCCAAGGAGGTCACGGCGGCCAAGCGCTTGTACGGCCTCGTCAACAACGGCGACCTCGGCTGGGTCGAGGAACGCGCCATGATGGGGCAGCCGATGGCCCCGCACGCCTCCGCCGTGCTTCAGCGCGTGGTCGGCTGA
- a CDS encoding LmeA family phospholipid-binding protein, with protein sequence MKRIVIVLVVLVGLLVGADFAAAAFAEHTVSQKAREQLELSQDPAVEIHGFPFATQALSGEYDHIDISADGVRVDPLRDVSVRADLYDVTAPISDLTSGNVDNIKIGRLAGEITLKASDIARVAPLTNIDDLRIEPSSKAYVLHGEGVDEEQAAQIEQDSDESTAGVRLSGKVDVAGERIEIFAFAMIELDGTVIRITPHRLQFGNDRETTVVPEAVQKALLPTFEADINAGDMPFTVTPTAIRVDSGSLTLHGEAENVTFANVSGAFGG encoded by the coding sequence GTGAAGCGCATCGTGATCGTGCTGGTCGTACTCGTGGGGCTGCTCGTGGGCGCCGACTTCGCGGCGGCCGCCTTCGCCGAGCACACCGTGTCGCAAAAGGCTCGCGAACAACTCGAACTGAGCCAGGACCCCGCGGTCGAGATCCACGGTTTTCCGTTCGCCACTCAGGCTTTGTCCGGCGAATACGATCACATCGACATCAGCGCCGACGGAGTACGGGTGGACCCGTTGCGGGACGTCTCCGTGCGCGCGGATCTTTACGACGTCACCGCCCCGATCTCCGATCTCACGTCGGGAAACGTCGACAACATCAAGATCGGCAGGCTCGCGGGGGAAATCACGCTCAAGGCCAGCGACATCGCTCGGGTGGCGCCGCTGACGAACATCGACGACCTGCGCATCGAACCGTCCTCGAAGGCGTACGTGCTCCACGGCGAGGGCGTCGACGAGGAGCAGGCGGCGCAGATCGAGCAGGACAGTGACGAGTCGACCGCGGGAGTACGGCTGTCCGGCAAGGTCGACGTCGCGGGCGAACGCATCGAGATCTTCGCCTTCGCGATGATCGAGCTCGACGGCACCGTCATCCGCATCACGCCGCACCGCCTCCAGTTCGGCAACGACCGCGAGACCACCGTCGTGCCGGAGGCAGTGCAGAAGGCACTGCTGCCGACCTTCGAGGCCGACATCAACGCCGGCGACATGCCGTTCACGGTGACCCCCACCGCCATCAGGGTCGACTCGGGCTCCCTGACCCTGCACGGCGAGGCGGAGAACGTCACGTTCGCCAACGTCTCCGGCGCGTTCGGCGGGTGA
- the mshD gene encoding mycothiol synthase encodes MRDFVWADELTGERAEDVRALLLAARETDGRPDVEPGGSLPGEFAGPRHLLGLVGEGPTTALAAYAHLDQRGDAFGRQVAELIVHPAHRRRGHGAAALEEVLRRSSGPLRVWSHGDHPAAARLAERFGLSRARELLVMGATAAEHEWPEPALPDGVRLRTFVPGRDERAVIEVNARAFDWHPEQSAFDIAALREAQRESWFDPEGFFLAENADGRVIGFHWTKVHPANPHRFGGRPVGEVYVVGVDPDAQGGGLGKALTLAGLRYLRERGPEQVILYVEGDNAPALAVYRKLGFDVVETDVQYERGA; translated from the coding sequence ATGCGCGATTTCGTGTGGGCCGACGAGTTGACGGGCGAGCGGGCCGAGGACGTGCGGGCGCTGTTGCTGGCTGCCCGCGAGACCGACGGTAGGCCGGACGTCGAGCCCGGTGGCTCGCTTCCCGGGGAGTTCGCGGGCCCCCGACACCTGTTGGGCCTCGTCGGGGAGGGGCCCACCACCGCGCTCGCGGCCTACGCCCACCTCGATCAGCGTGGGGACGCCTTCGGACGGCAGGTGGCCGAGCTGATCGTGCACCCGGCGCATCGGCGGCGCGGCCACGGGGCGGCGGCGTTGGAGGAGGTGCTGCGGCGAAGCAGCGGGCCGCTCCGGGTGTGGTCGCACGGCGACCATCCCGCCGCCGCCCGCCTCGCCGAGCGGTTCGGGCTCTCGCGAGCCAGGGAACTGCTGGTCATGGGGGCGACCGCGGCCGAGCACGAGTGGCCGGAGCCCGCCCTGCCCGACGGTGTGCGACTGCGGACGTTCGTACCGGGGCGGGACGAACGGGCCGTGATCGAGGTCAACGCCCGAGCGTTCGACTGGCACCCGGAGCAGAGTGCGTTCGATATCGCCGCGCTGCGGGAGGCACAGCGCGAGAGCTGGTTCGATCCGGAGGGGTTCTTCCTCGCCGAGAACGCCGACGGGCGGGTGATCGGTTTCCACTGGACGAAGGTGCACCCGGCGAACCCGCATCGTTTCGGCGGACGGCCCGTCGGCGAGGTGTACGTCGTCGGTGTCGACCCCGACGCCCAGGGCGGGGGGCTCGGCAAGGCACTGACCCTCGCCGGCCTGCGGTACCTGCGGGAGCGCGGCCCGGAACAGGTCATCCTCTACGTCGAAGGGGACAACGCGCCCGCCCTCGCCGTCTACCGCAAGCTCGGCTTCGACGTCGTCGAGACCGACGTCCAGTACGAACGAGGGGCGTGA